One Centroberyx gerrardi isolate f3 chromosome 2, fCenGer3.hap1.cur.20231027, whole genome shotgun sequence DNA window includes the following coding sequences:
- the cdc42se2 gene encoding CDC42 small effector protein 2, producing MSEFWLCFNCCIAEQPQPKRRRRIDRSMIGEPTNFVHTAHVGSGDLFSGMNSVNSIQNQMQSKGGYGGEAMPVNVQLQLVDTQAG from the exons ATGAGCGAGTTCTGGCTGTGCTTCAACTGCTGTATCGCAGAGCAGCCTCAGCCG AAGCGACGGAGGCGCATTGACAGGAGTATGATTGGCGAACCGACCAACTTTGTCCACACAGCTCACGTGGGATCGGGGGACCTTTTCAGTGGCATGAATTCG GTGAACTCCATTCAAAACCAAATGCAGTCGAAGGGAGGGTACGGGGGCGAGGCCATGCCAGTGAATGTCCAGCTGCAGTTGGTGGACACGCAAGCAGGATAA